The region GCGACGTAGTGGGCGTGATCCACGGAGTGCGGCGCGAACGTCGGGCGGGCGGCGAGGGCGCGGGTCTGGAAATCGACCGCCGCGCGCCAGGAGGCCGCGTCCTTGTCCGCGCGCCAGTGGTCGAAGGCGCGCGCCGCCGCGGCGCGCAGCGCCTCGGGATGGGCCGGGAGGAGCGCGGCGACGCCGGGCCAGAACGGCCCGGAGACGACGACGGCGGGCGCGACGGCGGCCGCGGCGGCGAAGGCGGCGAGCCGGCCCGCGCGCCGCGACGGCCGGTCGGACGGCGGCGGCGCGGACGCTCCGGCGAGGAGCGCCGTGAACAGGAGCAGCCCGGGCAACTGCAGGCCGAAGTCGAAGAACTCGTGCAGCGCCAGCGCGGCGAACGCGGCGTAGAGCGGCCACGGCGCGGGGCGCGGCGGGCGCTCCGCCCGGCGCGCGCGGACGAGGTCGCGGAGGAACAGCGCGGGGCCGAGGAGCGCGAGCAGCAGCCCCGGCAGGCCGGTCTCGAAGAGCGTTTCGAGATAGTCGTTGTGGGCGTAGTCGTAGCGCACGGCGATCGACTCGGGGCGGCGCCGCGCGAAGGCCGACTCGAAGGCGCCGCCGCCGACGCCGAAGACCGGCGCCTCGCCGAGCATCGCCGTCGTCGCCCGCGCCACCGCGCCGCGCCCTTCGGGGCTCGACCATTCCGCGGGGAGGGCGCGGAAGCGGGCCGCGGCGCCGGGGGCGGCGACGAGCAGCGCCGGGGCGAGGAGCAGCGCGGCGCCGCCGAGCGCGACGAAGGCGATTCTCCGGTTGCGCCACGGCGCGGCGATCAGCGCGCCGGCGACGACGATCGCCGCGCAGCCCAGGCCGCCGCGGGAGTGGCTCGCCAGGATGCCGACGACCTGCAGCGCCGCGAGGAGCGCGAGCGCGGCGCGCAGCGAGAACTCCTTGCCGCCGTCGGCCAAGAGCCCGCGCCGCGGCGCGGACGGCCGGTCGAGCAGCAGCGTCAGCGTGCAGCCGAGGCCGAGGTAGAGCAGCAGGGCGAAGTGGTTTCGGTTGACGAGCGAGCCGGTGGCGTCGCCGAGGTACGCCGTCTTCCGGTACCAAAGAATCGTTCCCGCGTTCGTTCCCCACTGCCAAAGGCCGTAGAACGCCTCCAGCCCGGCGAAGCCGGCCGCGGCCCACAGGAGGGCGCGGCGGGCGCGGCGCGCCTCCGGTCCGGCGAAGGCGGCGCGGGCCGCCCAGAAGACGGCGAGGGCCGCGAGAACGCGCGCCAGCAGATCGATCGTGCACCAGGCGTCGAGCGTCAGCCGCGCGGCGCCCGGCGCGGCCGCCGCGACCGCGGCGCCGTCGAGCGCGCGGAGCGGACCGGGCCACGCCTCGATCCGCTGCGCGGCGACCGCCGGGTTGAGCGCGGCGGCCAGCGAGGCGGGAATCGGGATCAGTTGGAGAAGGAGCCACGCGGGATAGGCGAGGACCGCGAGCCAGAAGAGGCCGGGCCGCCGTTCGGGGGGCGTCCGGAACAGGATCGCGGCCGAGGCGGCCGCGGCCAGCGCGAGGACCGCGCCGCGCGTTCCCGGCTCGACCGCGCCGAAGAGGGCCGCGCCGCCGATCGCGGCCGCGGCCAAGATCCACGCCAAGGGCGCGTTCCGGGCGGCGCCGAGCGCGCCGCCTTCGGGAATGCTCTCGGCCACGGCGCGCGGTCAGCCGCGGGCGCGCCCGCGGCCCTCCGCCGCGCGTTCCGCGTCCTCGCCCTTCCGCCGGGCGTAGCCGTAGCGGTAGTTGCGGTACTGGTACGGCACGCTGTCGATCCCCACGGCGTTGAGCAGCGCGCCGAGCAGCGGCACGCGGCCGGACGCCAGCTTCTCTTTGGCCATCCGCCCCGATTCGCGCGTGGTGACCGCCGAGCGGACGACGAGGATCGTGCCCTCGGTCGCGCGGCCGACGACCAGCGGATCGACGACGGAGAGGGTCGGCGGCGTGTCGAAGACGACGTGGTCCCAGTCCCCGCTCGACGCGAGCCGCTTCGCCAGGTCGGTGAACCGTTCCGCGTCCAGCAGCTCGGCCGGGTTCGGCGGGATCGGCCCCGCGGGGAGGAGCGTCACGTTAGGGACGCTCGTCGGCACGGCGAGACCGTCGAATTCCGCGTTGCCGGAGAGGTAGGTCGAGAGCCCCTCGTCGGCGGCGACGCCGAAGACGCGGTGGCAGCGCGGCCGCCGCAGGTCGGCGTCCACCAGCAGCACGCGCTTGCCGAGCTGGGCCAGCGCCGCGGCGAGGTTGATCGCCGTCGTCGTCTTCCCTTCGCCCGGCTGGCTGGAGGTGACCGTCAGGGAGCGCGGCGGATGCCCCGCCGTCGCCAGCAGCACCGCCGTGCGCAGCTCGCGGTAGGCCTCGGCCGCCGGCGAGAGGGGCGCGTCGTTCGTCGCCAGCGCCGGGTCGGGCCCTTCGGGATCGGCCTCCTCCGCGCGCCTTTCGCCGAGCCAGCGCCGCGGCCCCTGCGCCGGCGCGTCGGGGGCGGGGATCATCCCCAGCACCGGGACGCCGAGGGCGGCGCGGACGTCTTCGGGGGTCTTGATCGTGTTGTCGAGGTACTCGAGCAGCACGGCCCCGCCGACGCCGAGGAACAGGCCGACGAGGAAGCCGAGGGCGATGTTGACCTTCTTCTTCGGCTTGAAGATCTGGTGCGCCGGACGCGCCTCGTCGATCACGCGCACGTTGTGGCCGGTGTCGCCGAGGCTGGCGTTGAGCGCCATCTGGTTCTCTTTGTCGAGCAGGTCGTTGAGCGTCGCGCGCTTGGCGTCCACGATCTTCTTGCGCGTCAGGTACTCGCTGTACGGCCCCTGGAAGCGGTCCACGTCCACGCGCGAGCCGGCGAAGAGGCGCGAGAGCTCGTCCGCCTGCGCCTTCTTGTTCTCGTAGTCGATCCGCGCCGCCTCGACCGTGCGGCGGGCCAGCTCCGTCGTCTCGGAGGCCAGCTTCTCCTTCGCCGCGTCCATCTTGGAGCGGATCTTGATCACCTCGGGATACTGCGAGCCGTAGGTGGAGAACTTCTCGCGGTACTCCCGCTCCGCCTCCGCCGCCGCCTCGCCGAGCTGCTGGATGAACTGGTTCGTGCGGACTTCGTCCAGCGACTCGGGGCTGGCCGCGGCGTACGCCTTGTAGCGGCCCTGCGCCTCGGCGAGGTCCGCCTGGACCTTCGTCAGCCGCAGCCGCAGGTCCTCGAAGTTCTTGAGCGCCGCCTCGTTGGTGTCGCCGGTGACGAGCTGGTTCGCCCGCGCGAACTCCTGCAGCGCCGCCTCCTCGCGCGCGATCTCCGCGCGCAGCTCGGCGATCCGCTTGACGAAGAACTCGCCGGAGTCCCGCGCGATCTCGAGCTTGCTGCCGAGGGTGAAGTTGAGGTAGGCGCGGGCCACCGCGTTCGCCGCGGCGGCCGCGAAGTCGCGGTCGGGGGAGACGTAGGCGATCTCGACGAGATGGCTGTCGCGGACCGGCGTCACCGTCAGGCCGCCGCGCAGCGACTTGACCGGCGCGTAGTAAGGATCCGCCTCCGCCTGCGGGGCGCGGCCGAGGGAGAGGAGGCGCGAGAGGAGCGACGGCTCGCCGCCGGGCGCCGGACGCTCGCGCAGCCGCAGCACGTCCACCGCGCCGCGCAGCACCTTGTCCGACTCGATGATCTTGTACTGGGTGTTGTAGAAGTTCTGATAGTCGAGCCAGCTCGGCTCGGCGGTGGCGAGGTCCTGCTTGAGCAGCCGCACGCCGGAGCGTTCGATCGAGACCGAGCACGCCGAGCGGTAGACGGGGGTGGCGACGAAGCTCGCCACGGCCGACGCGAGCGTCGCCGCGAGGACGAAGGTGAAGATCAGGTAGCGCCGGCGGACGAGGACCTGCCAGTGCTCCCGGACGTTGAACTCGCGGCGCGCGGCGGCGTCGGACATGGCGAACTCCCCCGGCTCAGAAGAACGATTCGGGCACGACGACGATGTCGTTGCGCTGGAGCAGCATGTCTTCGTCCTTGCCCCGCTTGACCCGCTTGAGGTTGACCTTGAACAGCTGCTTCGAGCCGTCCGGCATCCGCCGGATGATCTGGACGCGGCTCTCGTTGGCGCGGTCGTTCCCGCCGCCGGCGGCGGTCACCGCCTGCAGCACGGTCATCGGCTCGCCGCCCGCGTACTCCACCGGGCCGGGGCGCGAGACGGCGCCGTTGACGAAGACCTTGAAGACCTGCTCGTAGGGGACCATCACGATGTCGCCGGGCTGGACCCGCAGGTTGGCCGACGGGTCGCCCTGGTAGACGAGCCGCTCGGCGTCGACCTCGATCCGCTCCGCGCCGCCGGCGGCGAACGGCCGGACGACGTAGATCCGCGTGCCGGCGCGGTCGATCAGGCCGCCCGCCTCGCCGACGACGTCGAGCAGCGTGCGGTCGCCGAGGAGGTTGATGATCCCCGGCTTGCTCACGGCGCCCTGGACGAAGACGCGGCGCGAAACGAACTCCTGCACGAAGACCGAGACCTGCGGGTCGCGGACGAGGTTCCCGTCGCGCAGCATCTGGGCGATCTTCTCTTCGACCCCGCGCGGCGTCAGGCCGCCGACCGGCACCTGCCCGAGCAGCGGCAGGGAGATCGTCCCGTCCTTCGTCACGCGCACCGTCCGGTCGAGCTGCGAGAGCTCGAAGACCTTGATGTCGAGCAGGTCGTTCGGACCGACGACGTAGTCGTCGACCCGCGTCGGCGGGGCGGCGAACGCCTTGGTGTCCGGCGTCGGGACGGTCTGCGGCGCGGGCGCCGGAGCGGGGGCCTTGGAGGCCTCCTGGGCGAGAACGGGGACCGCGGCCGCGGCGAGCGCGGCGGCGGCGAGGGCGAGGAGCTTCATCTGCGTCACTCCGGTTTCCCTCCGGCTAGAAGGCGTAGGTGCCGGAAGTCGTCACGTAGCGCTGGTCGTCCACGGCGGTCGGCAGGTTCGAGTCCCGCTTGCGCCGCCCGACGCGCAGCCCGATTTCGAAGCCGTTCTTGAGGCGGAACAGCGCCCCGACGTAGCTGTCCTTGGTGCGGTCGTCGCGGGGCGCGTGGATCGTCGGGGAGACCTCGGGGTACTTGGAGTCGCGCAGGCTGTAGCCGCCCTGCACGCCCCAGAAGGCGCCGAGGTACATGTCCACGCCGACGCCGCGGTAGGTGTCGACGTAGTAGAGGTTGCGCTCGAAGACGGAGAAGACCGGCGCCCGTTCCGCGGTGGCGGTGAAGCGGGTCCAGCCGTTCGGCCGGTAGCGGAGCTCCGAGGAGACGACCGTGCCGTCGAACGGCCGCAGCCCGAGGCTCGCGTCCTTCGGCTCCAGCTTCGACGTGCCGGCGAGCAGCCGTCCCGAGAGCTTGCTCGAGGCGCTGAACTCGACGCCGAGCGCGCGCCGCCGCTCCGTGGCGTTGCGGCTTTCCCCGCCGACCATGTGGCGGAAGTCGCTGTCGCGGTCGAGGTACTGGGCGAAGAGGCGCGTCCGCGGGCGGATCCGCCAGCCGACCTCGGCCGTGCGGTCCTTCTGGTCGCGGTCGAGCGCCTCGTCGATCGTCGCCTGCGTCCACTCGTCGCCGACGAGGAGGTAGTACGGCAGCTCGGAGTTGTAGCGGTAGCGGGTCGTCGAGGCGGTGAACGAGACGTCGGTCCGCGGGCTGAGGAAGAGGCGCGCGGTCTGCCAGACGCGGACGTCGTTCTCCCGCACGCGCTCGACGATTTCGGAGCTCGGACGCCAGCGGTAGCTGTTCCACGTCCCGCCGACGGTGAAGAGCGCGGGGCCGATCAGGGCGTCGAACTGCCCGTCGAAGTTGTTGTCGGCGTGGTTGAGCGACGAGTGCCGCGCGAAGACCTCGCCGGCCAGCTTGTCGTGGATCGTCAGCGCCAGGCGGTGGCCGATCGGCATCTGGGCCCGGACCTCCGGCCCCATGCGCAGGATGTAGTCGGTCTCCTTCGGCCGCGGGTCGGCCTGGGAGTAGAGGAACACGTTGTCGTCGTAGCCGATGTTGTCCAGCGTGAAGCGGGGCACGACGAGGAACGGACCCCAGCGGCGCGTGCCGAGCAGCTCCGGGAACGGGGCGTCGCGGGTCGGCGTCTGCGCGCCGGCGGCGCCGACCGCGGCCAGCATGGCCGCTCCCGCGAGCAATGTTCTCGTCCAGAACCGGCGACTCATGTCCGCTCCGCGCCCGTCGGTCCGCAGCCCCCGCGGCCGACGGACGGACTCCGACGATTATTCCCGAGGATGGGCGGTCCGGCCATCCGGGCCGCGGACCGCCCCAAAACAGACGCCGGCCCGGGACATCCGCGGGCCGGCGAGAGAAGCCGCGTGGGCGGCGAGCCTTACTTGGGAACGTTCGGGCTCACCGGGCTGCTGCTGTTGTCCTTGACGAGGCTGTTGGCGGCCACGGCGAGGATGATCGCCGCGCCGACGATCACGGTGACCTTCCCGGTCGGCGTGGAGAGGAAGCCTTCGCCGGCCGCGGGGGCCGCGGCGCTCTCGCCCGGCTTGCGGTCGGGGAGCGCCATCGTCACGGTGGTCTTCTCGCCGGCCTTGGCCATCACCCGGGCCGTCGCCAGCGGCTGCCCCTTGGCGTCGCTGATCAGCAGGTCGTAGTAGCCGGCGGGCAGGGCGGCGAGTTCGAAGCGGCCGTCCTTGTCGGTGCGCGAGGACGCGGCCGGCGCCTTGGCGCCGAGCGAGGTGGCCGCGACGGTCAGCGACGCGGCGGGAGTCACGAGATCCTTGTCGAAGACCCGGCCCGCGAGGCGGGCGTCGGCCGAGGACGGCGTCGCCGTCGCGGCGGGAACGGGTCCGAGGAACAGAGCGGCCGCGATGGCCACCGTCACGAGCTTCATCAACCGGTTCGCCTTCATGTCTTATGTCTCCGGCGCGAGTCGGACTCGCGGAGGCGCGGGCGCATGGGCGACGTTCGACGCTTGCGGAGCGACCCGAACGGCGGGGATCATGCGTACCGGAACCTTGGACCGCCCGCCGCCCCTGAGGCGGGCCGTTCCAATTGGACAGGAGATTATATGACTCGGGAGCAGATGAGGCGGCGACTCGCGGAAATTCTTCAAGTCGAGTCGATCAAGAAGGGTGATTTCGTCCTCGCCAGCGGCCGCCGGTCGAATTACTACCTCGACTGCCGCCGTACGACGCTCCACCCCGAGGGCGCCTATCTCGTGGGGAAGCTCGTCCTGGACGCGGCCGACCGTCGCGGCTGGGGCGCGGAGGCCGTCGGCGGCCTGACGCTCGGCGCCGATCCGATGGCCACGGCGGCGGCGGTGGTGTCCTACCTCGACGAGCGTCCGATCCGCGCGTTTCTGGTCCGCAAGGAAGCCAAGACGCACGGCACCGGGCAGCAGATCGAGGGGGCGCCGGCGGCGGGCGCGGCGGTCGTTCTCGTCGAGGACGTGATCACGACCGGCGGCAGCACGCTCGTGGCCAAGGAGGCCTGCGTCGCGGCCGGCTTGGTGGTGAAGGGGGTCGTGGCGTTGGTGGATCGCGAAGAAGGCGGCCGCGCCGCTCTCGAGGCCGCCGGCCTCGAGGTCGAGGCGCTCTTCACGGCCCGGGAACTCCTATCGACCGACTCGACCCACTCGACCGACGCGTAGGGGAGGCAGGCGCGGTGGTTTGTTGAGCGGTCCGACGATCGTCGGGGCGCGCCAGCCTCCCGTACGGATTCTATTGATTGGTGTCCGGACACCGTCCGGACACCGTGTCCGCCGGCGGACGTCGCCGGGGCGGGGCGGCGTTTCGTTTCAACGAGTTGCGCGGTCGCGGCGCGCGGCGCCGAACGTGCAGCCCTCCCTTCGCGGGAGGGACGATGCCGTCGAACAAAGAGGCGCGCGTCGAAGCGTTGAAGCACCCGGGGCGCGCGGAGGAAATCATCGAGGCGCTGGCGCGCGAATTCCGCCTCGCGCCGCATCTGGTCGCGGTGGCTGTCGGGGCGGCGGTCGCCGCCGCGGCGCGGCGCCTCGGCCCCGTCGCGGGCCCGGCGCTCGTGAGCTGGTTCCCCTGCGCCTGGGCGTTCATCCGCCCGGACCATTACGGCCTGACGCGACGGCCGATCTCGGCGCCGCGCGGGCGGGACCTCGGCGCGCGGGAAGAGATGGTCATGGCCGCGGCGGCGCACGGCGTTCCATGCGTCCTCGCGCCGCGGTTCGCCGCGCTTCTCACGGTGTTGATCGGCGAGCGGTGCGGGTCGGCGCTCGCGCGGGCGCTGCAGCCGGGCCTTGGGCGGGAGGACGTCCCCGAGACCGCGGCCGGCGACGACGGGATCAGCGCCGGCGCGGCAGCGGCTGGCCCATCCGCAGCAGCGCCGCGTCCTCGCGCAGCGCGGCCATCGTCGCCGCCACCTGGCGGCGCGTCTGGTCCCAGCGGCCGCCGTTGTCGATGACGTAGTCGGCGACGTCGAGCTTCCGCTCCAGCGGCAGTTGGGCGCGCAGGCGCGCGCCGGCGGCGTCGGCGTCGATGTGGTCGCGGGCCATCAGCCGCGCCAACTGGACGTCGGGGGGCGCGGAGACCACGACCAGCCGGTCCACCTCGTCGCGCCGTCCCGTTTCGACGAGGAGCGCGGCGTCGTAGACCACGACCTCGGCCCGCGTCGCCTCGGCCGCGTCGGCGAGGCGATCGCGCGCCGCCGCGGCGACCAGCGGATGGACGATCTCCTCCAGCTGTTCGCGCGCTTCGTCGTTGCGGAAGACGAGCGCGGCGAGCGCGACCCGGTCCACCGCGCCGTCGAGCGTCTGCGCCGCGGCGCCGAAGGCGGCGACGATCGGGCCGACGGCGGCCCCGCCCGGCGCGAGCAGCTCGTGGACGATCTCGTCGGCGTCCACGACCGGCGTTCCCAACTCGCGCATCATCCCCGCCACGGTGCTCTTGCCGGAGGCGATCCCTCCGGTCAGCCCGGCGACGAGGACCGGCCCCAGCCCGGGGACGAAGAGGCGCGCGGGGAGGCTCACGCGCAGAGACGCCGCGCCGCGACGAGCGTGTTCTCGAGCAGCAGCGCCACGGTCAGCGGGCCGATCCCGCCCGGCACCGGCGTCAGCCGCCCCGCGACCTCGAGCGCCTCGCCGAAGTGGACGTCGCCGACGAGCGCGCGCCCGTTCTTTGCGAACCGCTCCAGCCGCTTCCGCTGCCCGGCGAGCAGGTCCTCGGCCAGACGCGAGTCGGTGATCTCGTTGATCCCGACGTCGATCACCGTCGCGCCCTGCTTCACGAAACTCCCGCGGATCAGCCCCGGCTTGCCGACCGCGGCGACGAGGACGTCGGCCCGGCGGCAGACCTCCGCGAGGTCGCGCGTGCGGGAGTGGCAGACCGTCACCGTCGCGTGCCGGCCGAGCAGCAGATGCGCCAGCGGCTTCCCGACGATGTTCGACCGCCCGACGATCACCGCCTCGGCGCCCTTGAGCTCCACCTTCGCGTCGTCGAGCAGCGCCATCACCCCCCGCGGCGTGCAGGAGACGAGGCCGTCGTCGCGGCCGAGCAGCAGCCGGCCGGCGTTCTCGGGGTGGAACCCGTCGGCGTCCTTCTCCGGCGGGACGGCGATCTGCGCCTCCCACGGGTCGATGTGCGGGGGCAGAGGCAACTGGACCAGCATGCCGTGAACGCGCCGGTCGGCGCCGAGCTCGCGGATCTTCCCGAGCACGTCCTCGCGCGACGTCTCCGCCGGCAGGTGGACCGAGTAGTTGGCGAACCCGACCTCCGCCGCGGCCGTCTCCTTGTTCCGCACGTAGACGGCGCTCGCCGGATCGTCCCCGACCCGCACGACGGCCAACCCCGGCGGGAAGCCGTTCCTGGCCGCGAAGGCGGCCGATTCCTCGGCCAAGCGGACCCGGATCCGCTGGGCGAGGTCCTTTCCGTCGAGCAACTGGGCGGCCATGGAGCGCGTTCCTCCGCGAAGAGAGGGAACAGTGTACCCGCGCCCCGGGCGGGGCGCGCGGAAGCGGGTTGTTGTCGCGGCGCGGCGCCGGCATAAACTTGCCGGTTCACCTTCCGCGGAGCGACCCTTGAGCCAAGACGCCATCATCGTGCGCGGCGCCGCCGAACACAATCTGAAAAAGATCGACGTCGAGATCCCGCGCAACCAACTCGTCGTCGTCACCGGCGTGTCCGGCTCGGGGAAGTCGTCCCTGGCCTTCGACACGATCTACGCCGAAGGGCAGCGGCGGTACGTCGAGTCGCTGTCCGCCTACGCGCGGCAGTTCCTCGAGCTGATGCACAAGCCGGAGGTCGAGTCGATCGAGGGGCTCAGCCCGGCGATCGCCATCGAGCAGAAGACGACCTCGCGCAATCCGCGCTCCACCGTCGGCACGGTGACCGAGATCTACGACTACCTGCGCCTGCTCTACGCGCGCGTCGGCAGTCCGCACTGCCCGAACTGCGGCAAGCCGATCGAGCGCCAGACGGTGCAGCAGATCGTGGACGCGGTCCTCTCGCTCCCCGAGGGGACGCGCGCGCAGGTGCTCGCGCCGGTCGTGCGCCGCCGCAAGGGGCACTACCGCAAGGACCTCGAGCGGTTCGCGGCGCAGGGATTCGTGCGGGCGCGGATCGACGGCGAGATGGTCGACCTCGACCTGCCGCCGGAGCTCGACAAGAAGAAGGCCCACGACATCGAGATCGTCGTGGACCGGATCGTCGTGCGCCCCGACGTCAAGGGGCGGCTGACCGACTCGGTGGAGACGGCGCTCAAGCAGGCCGAGGGGCTGGTGCGGATCGTCCTCGACGACGGGGAGCGTCTCTACTCCGAGCACTTCGCCTGCGTCGACTGCGGCGTCTCGCTGCCCGAGATGGCCCCGCGCGCCTTCTCGTTCAACTCGCCGTTCGGCGCCTGCCCGACCTGCGACGGCCTCGGCGTGCACCGCGAGTTCGACCCGGACAAGATCGTCGCCGATCCCGAGGCGCCGCTCGGCCACGGCGCCTTGGAGTTCGTCTCCGGCATGGAGGCGTCGTTCGTCCGCGAGCTGCTCGCCGTCGTGCTGCGCGCCAACGGGATCCCGGTGAACACCGCCTGGCGCGACCTGCCGGCGAAGGTGCGCCGGATCGTGATGTACGGCTCCGGCGCGCAGGAGTACGACTTCGTCTTCCAGGGGGACCGCTCCAAGTACACCTTTAGGCGGAACTTCGAGGGGATCATTCCGCGCCTCGAGCGGAAGGCCAAGGAGACGACCTCCGAGCAGACGCGCGAGGAGCTGGAGAAGTACATGTCGAGCTCGCCCTGCCCGGCCTGCGAAGGGGCGCGGCTGCGGCCGGAGACGCTCGCCGTGACGGTCGGCGGCAAGAACATCGCCGAGGCGACGGCGCTCACCGTCGGCGCGGCGCGCGCGTTCTTCGAGCGGCTGGAGCTCGCGCCGCGCGAGCGGGAGATCGCGCGGCTGGTGTTGAAGGAGATCCGCGAGCGGCTGGGCTTCCTCGACAACGTCGGCCTCGGCTACCTCACGCTCGACCGCGGCGCCGCGACGCTCTCCGGCGGCGAGGGACAGCGGATCCGGCTGGCGACGCAGGTCGGCTCGCGCCTCAGCGGCGTGCTCTACGTCCTCGACGAGCCGTCGATCGGGCTGCACCAGCGCGACAACCGCAAGCTGATCGAGGCGCTCAAGGCGATGCGCGACCTCGGCAACACGGTGATCGTCGTCGAGCACGACGAGGAGACGATCCGCAGCGCCGACTACGTCGTGGACCTCGGCCCCGGCGCGGGCGAACTGGGGGGCGAGGTCGTCGTCGCCGGGACGCCGGAGAAGATCGCGCGCAGCGCCCGTTCCCTCACCGGGCGCTACCTCTCCGGCCGGGCGCGGATCGAGGTGCCGAAGAAGCGTCTCGAGCCGAACGACGCCTGGCTGGAGGTCAAGGGGGCGCGCGCGCACAACCTGCGCGGCGTCGACGCCCGCTTCCCGCTGGGGCTCTTCACCTGCGTGACCGGCGTCTCCGGCTCGGGCAAGTCGACGCTCGTCGGCGAGACGTTGTTCCCGGCGCTGCTGCGCCACTTCGGCGTCGCCGCCGACAAGCCGGGGGACTACGGCGAG is a window of bacterium DNA encoding:
- the uvrA gene encoding excinuclease ABC subunit UvrA, which gives rise to MSQDAIIVRGAAEHNLKKIDVEIPRNQLVVVTGVSGSGKSSLAFDTIYAEGQRRYVESLSAYARQFLELMHKPEVESIEGLSPAIAIEQKTTSRNPRSTVGTVTEIYDYLRLLYARVGSPHCPNCGKPIERQTVQQIVDAVLSLPEGTRAQVLAPVVRRRKGHYRKDLERFAAQGFVRARIDGEMVDLDLPPELDKKKAHDIEIVVDRIVVRPDVKGRLTDSVETALKQAEGLVRIVLDDGERLYSEHFACVDCGVSLPEMAPRAFSFNSPFGACPTCDGLGVHREFDPDKIVADPEAPLGHGALEFVSGMEASFVRELLAVVLRANGIPVNTAWRDLPAKVRRIVMYGSGAQEYDFVFQGDRSKYTFRRNFEGIIPRLERKAKETTSEQTREELEKYMSSSPCPACEGARLRPETLAVTVGGKNIAEATALTVGAARAFFERLELAPREREIARLVLKEIRERLGFLDNVGLGYLTLDRGAATLSGGEGQRIRLATQVGSRLSGVLYVLDEPSIGLHQRDNRKLIEALKAMRDLGNTVIVVEHDEETIRSADYVVDLGPGAGELGGEVVVAGTPEKIARSARSLTGRYLSGRARIEVPKKRLEPNDAWLEVKGARAHNLRGVDARFPLGLFTCVTGVSGSGKSTLVGETLFPALLRHFGVAADKPGDYGEIVGLDQLDKVIDIDQSPIGRTPRSNPATYVGLFAPIRELFAQAPEARARGYKPGRFSFNVKRGRCEACEGAGLIKIEMHFLPDVFVTCEECGGRRYNRETLEVLWKGASIADVLDMTVAKALEFFSAVPQIERKLRTLQEVGLGYVRLGQQATTLSGGEAQRIKLAKELSRRSTGRTLYLLDEPTTGLHFEDVRKLLEVLLRLRDEGNTIVVIEHNLDVVKTADWVIDLGPEGGDGGGRIVAAGTPETVAATDGSWTGKFLAPMLGK